ACGCCCCCAAACATCTTCGGAATTGCATGTTTGTCCGCCAGAATTTGAATGAAAAACTGACATTATTATTTCGCCTAAAGAGTCAGTAATTACTTCGCCTGCTGTTTTAGAAGTTGCAATCATAATATCAGAATTTGAACAACGCCCTTTGTAAACTTGGCAGCAAGTTTGGTCGCAAAGCTGATAATCTTCCCCAGTATGTTTTTTAATATTTTTCAGGGCAAAAGTTCTAGCAGCAACAGCTTGAACTTTAAAAAATTCAACATTTTTAGCTATTCCCGATTCAGTCTGCACAACTCCTGCTATATAGTGTTCAAGCTCTACATCATTTATTAATTGCAAAAAATTGTTTTTCATTGACACTATCAAATTATCGTCATAGAGCCGCGTAGAATTGCTATATTTTATTTGCAAAAGATTTAAAAATCCGCTTCCTTTCAAAGAAATTTTATCGCTAAAAAAAGTTGTATCGTTTTTAATTTCCACAGAAAAATTATTATATTTCTTTTCTACAAAAACACTGGAACCGATGTTTAATTCTCTTAATTTATTGCCATTAGCATCAAGCAAAGCATAAGTCCCTGAAAAAATTGAAACTTCTAATTTATCACTTTTTTTATTGGCAAATATATTCACTTTCACTCTATATTGAGCCATAGTAAAAGCCGAATGCAGAATACCAAGAATAAAAAGAAAATAAATTTTTTTCATGCGATTATTTATTCAAAAAATCAATAATTTCATTAGCTACTCTATTAGCTACACCATTTGTGCCAAGTTTTTTTTCTAACTCATCAAACTCAGCTAACATTTCATTCCTGTGCGGCTGATTCGGAAGAATTTTTCTTAGCTCTTCAACAATTTTATCTTTTTGTAAATCATTCTGTATTAGCTCTTTACAAACCATTTTTCCAGCAATAAGATTCACGAGAGAAATGTATTTTATATTGCGTGCTACCAATTTTTTTGCAATAAAATATGAAATTAGGTTTGCCTTATAGCAAACGACAAGTGGCACTTTAAACAAAGCTGTTTCAAGAGTAGCCGTTCCGCTTGTAACCAAGGCACATTCAGCTTTTGAGAGCAAAGAGTAAGCATCATCAAAAACAAATTCTATTTTTTCAGAAGCTATATTATAAATTTCTTTAGGCAACACGCTAACAGCCGCAATAACAATTCTATGAGTTTCGTAAAATTCTTCAACAGCTTCAAGCATTTGTGGCAATATTCTTTTTATTTCCTGCTCTCTACTGCCCGGCAAAAGAGCTAAAATGGGCTTTTCAGCCGTTTCTACCTGCCCGCTTATATTTTGCCTAAAATCATTTATTGCGTCAACAAGGGGATGCCCTACAAAAGTTACGCTCATGCCATATTTTGCATAAAATTGCTCTTCAAAAGGCAAAATCACAAGCATTTTATCTACATCTCGTTTTATTTTTTTCACTCTTGATTTTTTCCAAGCCCACACTTGTGGCGAAATGTAATAGACAACTTTTAAATTATTTTTTTTAGCCCAATTTGCTATTCTCAAATTAAATCCGGGATAATCAATTAAAATTAGCACATCCGGTTTGAAAGATTCTATTTGAGATTTACAAAGTTTAAAATTGCTTAAAATTGTTTTTAAATTTGAAATCACCTCAACAAATCCCATAAAAGCAAGGTCTTTGATATGTTTTTTCACATCTGCACCTGCTTTTATCATTTTATCTCCGCCCCACGCTTGTATTTTAGCATCTTTATCTTGCAGGAATAATTGCTTAACAAGTCCAGACCCATGCAAATCACCAGAAGCTTCACCAGCAATAATAAAGTATTTCATGATTGCAAATTAAAGTAAAAAAACAACATTGCCATAATAAAGGTAATAACAAATACTCCCCTGCCTGTTTTATCAGCCTTAAGTTTCACCAAATAATATCTAAACGGAATTAAATTGGCACATATAGCTAATAATTGGTCTGTACTTTCTCTAAATAAATCGCCATTTTTTGAAACTAAAATTGTAATAAGTTGTATTAAAAAATAAAATATAATAGGAGTTACTATCCCTATTCCCATTCCAAGCCAAAGGTTATCTCGTTTAAAAAACTCTTTCATACAAATTAATTTATTACAATATAAGTTTTTCTAGTTTGCTCATTGCATTAAAAGCAGTAAGGTCTATTGTTGTAGGAACAATGCTAATAAAACCGTTTTTCAAGGCAGCTCCATCACTTTTATCCGATGAATTATCAACTTTAAGCTCACCTTTAAGCCAATAATAATGCTGATTACGAACATCAAGTCTAGAGTCAAACTCTCCATCCCATAAACCCATACTTTGAGTGCAAACTTTCATTCCAACAGGATTTTGAGTATTTGGAAAATTCACATTTAAGCAAACACCACTCGGTAAGCCATTTTCAAAAACTACTTGACAAATTTTTCTCACGTACTCTTTCATAAAGCTGAGATCTATAGAATCATCATGGTTGCACATAGAAAATCCAATCGAAGGGATATTGTGCATAGCTCCTTCAATTGCCGCAGCCATAGTGCCGCTATACAACACATTTACAGAGTGATTGCTCCCATGATTAATTCCACTAACAATAACATCTGGTTTCTTTTTTAATATTTGACTTATAGCAAGTTTTACGCAATCAACAGGAGTTCCATTTGTTGTATATCGTTTAGCTCCATCTAAATCTGGCAACTCATTAATTCGTAAAGGCGTTTTTATTGTTACTGCATGCCCCATTCCAGACATTCCAGTATCTGGAGCGACAATAAAAATCTCACCCATATCTTTTATAAAAGAATGTAAATACTGAATGCCCGGCGCAAACATTCCATCATCATTAGTAATAAGAATTGTTTTTTTCATTCTGTCTTCCAAGTTTTTTTAAAAATTCAGCCTCAAAAGATTTATGAGGCTGAATACTGTATTTTGAATATTGTGTTTTTCAAACTATGTAGTTGTAATTTTTAATCTATCTTTTTTAGCCTGTCTTGTAAGTCTTTTAAAGTACTATTTTGTTTTTCAAAATTGCTTTTATTACTTTCTATAGCTGATTTATTTTTTTCTATATCTTTTTCTGCTTTAGCAATACGTTTTTTGTAATCTTCTATGCTTTTACTTAATTTTTCATTATCCTTAGTTAAGATTTCGAT
This is a stretch of genomic DNA from Bacteroidales bacterium. It encodes these proteins:
- the lpxB gene encoding lipid-A-disaccharide synthase, whose amino-acid sequence is MKYFIIAGEASGDLHGSGLVKQLFLQDKDAKIQAWGGDKMIKAGADVKKHIKDLAFMGFVEVISNLKTILSNFKLCKSQIESFKPDVLILIDYPGFNLRIANWAKKNNLKVVYYISPQVWAWKKSRVKKIKRDVDKMLVILPFEEQFYAKYGMSVTFVGHPLVDAINDFRQNISGQVETAEKPILALLPGSREQEIKRILPQMLEAVEEFYETHRIVIAAVSVLPKEIYNIASEKIEFVFDDAYSLLSKAECALVTSGTATLETALFKVPLVVCYKANLISYFIAKKLVARNIKYISLVNLIAGKMVCKELIQNDLQKDKIVEELRKILPNQPHRNEMLAEFDELEKKLGTNGVANRVANEIIDFLNK
- a CDS encoding SpoIID/LytB domain-containing protein, which encodes MKKIYFLFILGILHSAFTMAQYRVKVNIFANKKSDKLEVSIFSGTYALLDANGNKLRELNIGSSVFVEKKYNNFSVEIKNDTTFFSDKISLKGSGFLNLLQIKYSNSTRLYDDNLIVSMKNNFLQLINDVELEHYIAGVVQTESGIAKNVEFFKVQAVAARTFALKNIKKHTGEDYQLCDQTCCQVYKGRCSNSDIMIATSKTAGEVITDSLGEIIMSVFHSNSGGQTCNSEDVWGRALPYLRSVKDTFSVAQRNYYWQKKILRKDWLAFLKNKYNYPIEDAKSVKKVVNFNQYNRRVYLVDNIDLRSIREHFKLRSTFFSVSEDGDNVKLSGYGFGHGVGLSQEGAINMARLGYNYIEILKFYYLGVQIKNISELNIDL
- the surE gene encoding 5'/3'-nucleotidase SurE codes for the protein MKKTILITNDDGMFAPGIQYLHSFIKDMGEIFIVAPDTGMSGMGHAVTIKTPLRINELPDLDGAKRYTTNGTPVDCVKLAISQILKKKPDVIVSGINHGSNHSVNVLYSGTMAAAIEGAMHNIPSIGFSMCNHDDSIDLSFMKEYVRKICQVVFENGLPSGVCLNVNFPNTQNPVGMKVCTQSMGLWDGEFDSRLDVRNQHYYWLKGELKVDNSSDKSDGAALKNGFISIVPTTIDLTAFNAMSKLEKLIL